A region from the Arthrobacter roseus genome encodes:
- the prcB gene encoding proteasome subunit beta translates to MMEGRERVVADAAVASFSAYLSAAHPDQLPFSRNLGAATGGSSALAPQATTIVAMTYSGGTLMAGDRRATMGNVIASRHIEKVFPADQYSVLGIAGTAGIAMDLMRLFQVELEHYEKIEDTLMSLDGKANRLAAMVRANLPLAMQGLAVIPLFTGYDTALHIGRLFSYDVTGGRYEEQEHHSVGSGAGFARGALKKLWQPNMSRSTAVDVAVEALYDAADDDSATGGPDPVRDLWPVVYAVDAAGTVRIPDRELAAAAARIIGVRSSVGREA, encoded by the coding sequence ATGATGGAGGGCCGCGAACGCGTCGTCGCGGACGCCGCCGTTGCGTCGTTCAGTGCCTATCTCAGTGCAGCACACCCGGACCAGCTGCCGTTTTCTCGTAATCTGGGAGCGGCAACGGGTGGTTCGAGTGCTTTGGCACCGCAGGCAACCACTATTGTCGCCATGACCTATTCGGGTGGCACGCTGATGGCGGGGGACCGGCGAGCCACGATGGGAAACGTCATCGCCAGCCGGCATATCGAGAAGGTATTCCCTGCAGACCAATACTCAGTTTTGGGCATCGCAGGCACCGCTGGCATAGCGATGGACCTCATGCGTCTGTTTCAGGTGGAACTTGAACACTACGAGAAAATTGAAGACACGCTCATGAGCCTCGACGGCAAGGCTAACAGGCTTGCCGCCATGGTTCGCGCGAACCTCCCGTTGGCCATGCAGGGGCTGGCTGTTATTCCGCTGTTCACCGGATACGACACAGCGCTCCACATTGGTCGGCTCTTTTCTTATGATGTCACCGGAGGGCGGTACGAAGAGCAGGAACACCACAGTGTCGGTTCCGGGGCCGGGTTTGCGCGCGGGGCGTTGAAAAAGCTCTGGCAGCCCAATATGTCTCGCAGCACAGCTGTTGATGTTGCTGTTGAGGCCCTCTATGACGCAGCCGACGACGATTCGGCCACCGGCGGACCGGATCCGGTCCGCGATCTATGGCCAGTGGTCTACGCGGTCGATGCTGCTGGAACGGTGCGTATCCCGGACCGGGAGCTGGCGGCAGCAGCGGCCAGAATTATTGGCGTCCGCAGCAGCGTTGGGCGGGAGGCCTGA
- the prcA gene encoding proteasome subunit alpha, producing the protein MTQQFYVSPEQMIKDRADFSRKGIARGRSVVVLSCRDGIALVAENPSPSLHKLSEIYDRIAFAAVGKYNEFEGLRQAGIRYADVRGYSYDRADVTARGLASVYAESLGAVFTAESKPFEVELAVAEVGPTSAEDHLYRLSYDGSIADESSFIVMGGDADAVIRRLESVFDGGASLSESVRAAVQALAGDRPEQVKLDPSLLEAAVLERDPLTSRGSRRAFRRIMGRELDDMLKEKERP; encoded by the coding sequence ATGACTCAGCAGTTCTATGTTTCGCCCGAGCAGATGATCAAGGATCGTGCGGATTTTTCGCGGAAGGGCATCGCTCGCGGTCGCTCTGTGGTTGTGCTCAGCTGTCGTGACGGAATTGCTCTGGTGGCGGAGAACCCCTCACCGTCGCTACATAAATTGAGTGAAATATATGATCGAATCGCTTTCGCCGCTGTGGGTAAGTACAACGAATTCGAGGGTCTGCGGCAGGCCGGTATTCGCTATGCGGATGTTCGCGGTTATTCCTACGATCGCGCTGACGTTACTGCACGTGGTCTGGCCAGCGTGTATGCGGAGAGTCTCGGAGCTGTCTTTACGGCCGAAAGCAAACCGTTTGAGGTAGAACTTGCGGTGGCTGAGGTGGGGCCAACGTCGGCTGAGGATCATTTGTACCGGTTGTCGTATGACGGTTCCATCGCAGATGAGAGCAGTTTTATTGTCATGGGCGGCGATGCTGATGCTGTGATCAGGCGCCTCGAAAGTGTCTTTGACGGGGGAGCGTCACTATCGGAATCAGTTCGTGCCGCAGTCCAGGCGTTAGCCGGAGACCGGCCTGAACAGGTGAAGTTGGACCCCTCGTTATTGGAGGCCGCGGTACTTGAACGTGATCCTCTGACCAGCAGGGGATCACGGCGGGCGTTCCGGCGGATTATGGGACGGGAACTGGATGATATGCTCAAAGAGAAGGAGCGCCCCTAG
- the pafA gene encoding Pup--protein ligase, whose product MDRRIFGVETEYGIAYSDPGGRPLTPEEVARYLFRKVVSWGRSSNVFLGNGSRLYLDVGSHPEYATAECDDVAQLIAHDRAGELILDDLVDEAQDRLSVEGFNGKIYLFKNNTDSAGNSYGSHENYLIPRKTEFTRLTETLIPFLVTRQLLCGAGKVLPGQNESSYAFSQRADHMWEGISSATTRSRPIINTRDEPHADAEFYRRLHVICGDSNMSETTTLLKVGSADLILRMIESGAILRDLRLENPIRSIRDVSHDLTGGHKLKLANGKEMTAVQMQHEFLAKATAFVETNGAHSPHVSRILDLWERTLEAVESGNHSAIDTEIDWAIKKKLLDGYQRRRGVSLDSPRVAQLDLTYHDISRKRGIFFLLQARGGAARVVTDEAVQSAVTSPPETTRARLRGEFVRRAQEAGKDYTVDWVHLKLNDRAQHTVLCKDPFAAFDERVDALLERL is encoded by the coding sequence GTGGATCGCAGGATTTTTGGCGTTGAAACGGAGTACGGCATAGCGTATTCGGACCCGGGAGGTAGGCCGCTCACACCTGAAGAAGTTGCCCGGTACCTCTTTCGTAAGGTTGTCAGCTGGGGTAGGTCTTCCAATGTGTTTCTCGGCAACGGGTCCCGGCTGTATCTCGACGTTGGCTCCCATCCGGAATACGCGACTGCTGAGTGCGACGACGTCGCGCAACTAATTGCTCATGACCGAGCCGGTGAGCTCATTCTCGATGACCTCGTTGATGAAGCCCAGGACCGGTTATCGGTGGAGGGTTTCAACGGCAAGATTTACCTGTTCAAGAACAACACCGATTCCGCCGGGAATTCTTATGGCAGCCACGAGAATTACCTGATTCCGCGAAAGACGGAGTTCACCCGGCTCACCGAAACTCTCATCCCGTTTCTTGTGACCCGGCAGCTGCTCTGTGGCGCGGGTAAGGTGCTTCCGGGCCAAAATGAGTCGTCCTACGCGTTTTCCCAACGTGCCGATCACATGTGGGAGGGCATATCCTCGGCGACCACCCGGTCTCGCCCGATCATCAACACCCGTGACGAGCCGCATGCGGACGCTGAATTCTACCGACGACTGCACGTCATCTGCGGCGATTCCAACATGTCGGAAACCACTACTCTGCTCAAAGTGGGGTCAGCCGATCTGATCCTTAGAATGATCGAATCCGGGGCTATCCTGCGCGATCTGCGCCTTGAGAATCCGATTCGCAGCATCCGCGACGTTTCCCACGATCTAACCGGAGGGCATAAGCTCAAGCTCGCCAATGGCAAGGAAATGACCGCGGTGCAGATGCAGCACGAATTCCTTGCTAAAGCTACGGCGTTCGTGGAGACCAACGGTGCCCACAGCCCGCACGTGAGCCGGATCCTGGATCTGTGGGAACGTACGTTGGAGGCAGTGGAGTCGGGGAATCACTCGGCTATTGACACAGAAATTGACTGGGCCATCAAGAAGAAGCTTCTTGATGGTTACCAGCGACGCCGAGGAGTATCGCTCGATTCGCCGCGCGTCGCGCAGCTAGATCTGACTTACCATGACATCAGCCGGAAGCGGGGCATTTTTTTCCTGCTTCAAGCCAGGGGCGGGGCAGCCCGGGTCGTCACAGATGAGGCAGTCCAATCCGCGGTGACATCACCGCCCGAAACCACTAGGGCACGGCTCCGTGGTGAGTTTGTGCGCCGTGCGCAGGAAGCCGGGAAGGATTACACCGTCGATTGGGTGCACCTGAAACTTAACGATCGCGCTCAGCACACTGTTCTTTGCAAGGACCCGTTCGCTGCTTTCGATGAGCGAGTGGATGCGCTGCTGGAGCGTCTGTGA
- a CDS encoding FKBP-type peptidyl-prolyl cis-trans isomerase: MRKVLAIILPALLLLTACGGAEEGESSGQAGALDSVTVTVEDEKKAPKVEFDAPLEVSEPSAKVVSVGDGDTVAEGDRVSIRLVSLDPEKGEELGNTYDQPEPQIIPLTDQLKKTDEALYEVLVGAKVGAQIAYMIPTKESEEAQLPKQLLVLKVEDSEASPVAMKQDEVEKLDEAGALPTAKLNGKGVPAITIPEGKDAPEKVTVQVLKQGDGAEVTKESAVSAEYLGVRWEDGKKFDSSFEEGRDPFEFSMSAPRVIEGWTVAALGHKKGSELLVTIPAELAYGEEPGEGKPAGALVFYMKLVDVKAEKAE, from the coding sequence GTGCGCAAAGTACTAGCGATTATCCTCCCCGCCCTGTTACTGCTGACGGCGTGTGGAGGGGCAGAAGAGGGCGAGTCTTCGGGGCAGGCCGGCGCCCTTGACTCCGTGACCGTCACGGTCGAGGACGAGAAGAAGGCACCCAAGGTGGAGTTCGATGCTCCCCTCGAAGTTTCCGAGCCTTCGGCAAAAGTGGTCTCAGTGGGAGACGGCGACACAGTTGCCGAAGGGGATCGTGTATCGATTCGTCTGGTCTCCCTTGACCCGGAGAAGGGTGAAGAGCTCGGCAATACTTACGACCAGCCCGAACCTCAGATTATTCCCCTGACTGACCAACTGAAGAAAACCGATGAAGCCCTCTATGAAGTGCTTGTTGGCGCAAAAGTTGGGGCACAGATTGCTTACATGATTCCGACCAAGGAATCCGAGGAAGCGCAGCTGCCCAAACAGCTTCTCGTTCTCAAGGTCGAGGACAGCGAAGCTTCGCCAGTGGCGATGAAACAAGATGAAGTGGAAAAGCTTGATGAGGCTGGCGCTCTACCCACTGCAAAGCTTAATGGAAAAGGCGTTCCCGCTATTACGATTCCCGAGGGCAAAGACGCGCCCGAGAAGGTCACTGTCCAGGTGCTGAAGCAGGGCGACGGCGCCGAAGTGACCAAGGAAAGTGCCGTCAGCGCCGAGTACCTGGGTGTTCGTTGGGAAGACGGCAAGAAGTTCGACTCCAGCTTCGAGGAAGGACGCGACCCGTTCGAGTTCTCCATGTCGGCACCGCGCGTCATAGAGGGTTGGACAGTCGCGGCTCTAGGCCACAAGAAGGGCTCCGAGCTCCTTGTCACCATTCCGGCCGAGCTGGCCTACGGCGAGGAACCGGGCGAAGGCAAGCCAGCTGGCGCGCTCGTTTTCTACATGAAGCTCGTCGATGTAAAAGCCGAAAAAGCGGAGTAA
- a CDS encoding FKBP-type peptidyl-prolyl cis-trans isomerase has protein sequence MSFGKREYDRQKPEIDFPGVAAPESLVIRDLIDGDGTEVKSGSTVSAHYVGVAHSTGEEFDASWNRGAPLDFKVGVGQVIQGWDEGLVGMKVGGRRRLDIPSSMAYGERGAGSAVAPGESLIFVVDLLGVR, from the coding sequence ATGTCATTTGGAAAACGCGAATACGATCGTCAGAAGCCTGAAATCGATTTCCCCGGAGTTGCGGCACCGGAGTCGCTCGTCATCAGGGACCTGATTGACGGTGATGGCACAGAGGTAAAGTCGGGAAGCACCGTTTCGGCTCACTACGTTGGTGTGGCGCATTCCACGGGCGAGGAGTTCGACGCCTCCTGGAACCGCGGCGCACCGCTCGATTTCAAGGTTGGTGTCGGGCAGGTCATCCAGGGATGGGACGAAGGCCTGGTAGGTATGAAGGTTGGTGGACGACGCCGGTTGGATATCCCGTCTTCCATGGCATATGGGGAGCGCGGCGCAGGTTCGGCGGTTGCCCCCGGGGAGTCACTGATTTTTGTTGTGGATCTTCTCGGCGTGCGTTAG
- a CDS encoding WYL domain-containing protein: MSAKRTERLLSLVMALMSSRRGFSKQELFDEIELYRSVASDQAREKLFDRDKAALREQGIPVETIPGDSLFDNESASQRYRINVVEYSLPELNFSASELAVLALAAQMWEKAALGSAAQRALRKVSVRSGETSDVELPLVQPKFSTSDPYFDELWQATSQRQRVLFDYGSARSEIAESRTVQPWGLGSRFGHWYLVGFDESRQAERYFRLSRITSTVRVLTGSYTVPSDFSIHRSLASLDTAFEQRTARLRVRRGTGHAIRLDGEVIERDGMMDTVLVSFTDPAGMAGRLAALGSKVEVIEPQDLREAVHELLTRALERAREQVPAFTVDQVPSRPPSSSKRSSDEHLGRLLDLVPYVLHRQGADVAGTARHFGVSTTQLVKDLDLLFVSGPRHYPDHLLDVSYEDNRIYIDNADKFSEPVRLAMDEAYALIVGLQSLKSLPGVHHTDAVESALATLADAAGGAGFADGVLGSTIAERGLETRLNELRGALETRKQVHLTYLVPGRDEITKRSVDPLTLFSRDNDWYMEAWCRSVDGLRNFRLDRIIDAVVTDLPSAEQVSRAVDHRSGAGQLFTPDENDVAVTLVIDRRAAWIVDRYQATHTADLPDGRIAAVIPVATTSWVPGFVASHGGDVTVAAPQILRDRVEEWILDSLGVSPL; encoded by the coding sequence GTGTCTGCGAAACGTACCGAACGCCTGTTGAGCCTGGTTATGGCGCTGATGTCCTCGCGCCGTGGTTTCTCCAAACAGGAGCTGTTTGACGAGATCGAACTTTACCGTTCGGTGGCGAGTGACCAGGCGCGTGAAAAACTCTTTGACCGTGACAAGGCTGCTCTGCGAGAACAAGGCATTCCGGTCGAGACAATCCCAGGTGATTCATTGTTCGACAATGAGTCCGCGTCTCAGCGTTACCGGATCAATGTTGTCGAGTACAGTCTGCCGGAGCTGAACTTTTCCGCATCGGAACTGGCGGTGCTGGCTCTGGCAGCACAAATGTGGGAAAAGGCCGCCCTAGGCTCTGCCGCTCAGCGTGCCCTCAGGAAAGTTTCGGTACGTTCTGGCGAAACGTCCGACGTCGAGCTGCCGCTTGTCCAACCAAAGTTCAGTACTTCTGACCCATATTTCGATGAGCTGTGGCAGGCAACGTCACAGCGTCAGCGGGTGCTATTTGATTATGGATCGGCACGGTCTGAGATCGCTGAATCACGCACAGTACAGCCGTGGGGGTTGGGCAGTCGGTTCGGGCATTGGTATCTTGTCGGGTTTGATGAGTCACGCCAGGCTGAACGTTATTTCCGTCTGAGTCGAATCACGAGCACTGTCCGGGTTTTGACCGGCAGTTACACAGTGCCGTCCGACTTTTCCATCCACCGTTCTCTGGCTTCCCTGGACACTGCCTTCGAACAGCGCACTGCAAGGCTCCGGGTGCGGCGCGGAACAGGGCACGCGATTCGTCTCGATGGTGAGGTCATTGAGCGTGACGGGATGATGGATACTGTTCTCGTTTCGTTTACTGATCCAGCGGGAATGGCCGGGCGTCTGGCCGCCCTGGGCTCAAAGGTAGAGGTCATTGAACCGCAGGATCTCCGCGAAGCCGTCCATGAGTTATTGACCAGGGCTCTTGAACGTGCCCGAGAACAAGTTCCTGCGTTCACGGTTGATCAGGTGCCCTCCAGACCGCCCAGCAGTTCCAAAAGGTCTTCTGATGAGCATCTCGGTCGGTTGCTGGACCTCGTACCCTATGTACTGCATCGGCAGGGAGCCGACGTAGCCGGAACGGCGAGGCACTTCGGGGTCTCCACCACGCAACTCGTGAAGGATCTCGATTTGCTCTTTGTGAGCGGACCGAGGCACTACCCAGATCATTTGCTCGATGTGAGTTACGAAGACAACCGAATTTATATTGACAACGCGGACAAGTTCTCCGAGCCAGTACGGCTGGCAATGGACGAGGCTTATGCCCTCATCGTTGGCCTCCAGTCGTTGAAGTCGCTGCCCGGTGTTCATCACACTGACGCAGTTGAATCGGCTCTTGCCACACTGGCAGATGCTGCCGGAGGGGCGGGCTTTGCTGACGGCGTGCTCGGCAGCACTATCGCTGAGCGTGGTCTTGAAACACGGTTGAATGAGCTCCGGGGTGCTCTGGAGACCAGAAAACAGGTGCACTTGACTTATCTGGTTCCGGGACGCGATGAAATCACCAAACGTTCCGTCGACCCGTTGACGCTCTTCTCGCGGGACAACGATTGGTACATGGAGGCATGGTGCAGGTCCGTCGACGGTCTGCGCAACTTTCGATTGGACCGCATTATCGATGCTGTCGTCACGGATCTACCGTCCGCAGAGCAGGTCTCGCGTGCCGTTGATCACCGCTCCGGTGCGGGGCAGCTGTTCACACCGGATGAGAACGACGTCGCCGTGACGCTTGTCATCGACCGGCGCGCAGCCTGGATCGTTGATCGCTATCAGGCCACGCATACGGCGGATCTACCGGATGGCCGTATCGCTGCCGTGATTCCCGTGGCTACGACGTCCTGGGTTCCTGGGTTCGTCGCTTCCCACGGTGGCGACGTAACTGTGGCGGCGCCACAAATACTCCGGGACCGCGTCGAGGAATGGATTCTGGACTCGCTCGGGGTCTCGCCACTATGA
- the tatA gene encoding Sec-independent protein translocase subunit TatA, which produces MRLEPWHFLILIAIALLLFGAPKLPGLARSLGQSMRIFKSEVKQMKDDGNSDPKSSESDGSPVEGRVVDGSHADSYNPPSGNPGHNDRSHTKSPNDSP; this is translated from the coding sequence ATGAGGCTTGAACCATGGCATTTTTTGATCTTGATCGCCATCGCATTGCTGCTCTTCGGTGCTCCCAAGTTGCCGGGACTGGCGCGGAGCCTGGGCCAGTCCATGCGGATCTTCAAATCTGAGGTCAAGCAGATGAAGGATGACGGCAACTCAGACCCGAAATCTTCGGAGTCAGACGGTTCGCCGGTCGAAGGACGGGTCGTGGACGGCTCTCATGCCGACTCATACAATCCACCCAGCGGCAACCCGGGGCACAATGACCGTTCCCACACTAAATCGCCAAACGATTCACCGTAG
- the tatC gene encoding twin-arginine translocase subunit TatC, producing the protein MALRKGRTSNPEGRMALKEHLKELRNRLFKCALAVVIGSIAGFFLYNPVMQELAQPIEEINNNTGRDATLNFDGVASAFDFMIQIAVFIGLILASPVWLYQLWAFVTPGLKRKERRIALSFLAVAVPLFLAGIGLAWLVFPTAIETLTGFTPEGFSNFISVTVFVPFFLKLSLAFGIAFLLPVVLFGLNMLGILSGRQILKSWRITVFLVCVFAAMAAPGADAMSMFYLAVPLLALFFVAIGLCVLNDKRRARRMASVVAETEATADKASHIEGL; encoded by the coding sequence ATGGCTCTGCGCAAGGGGCGCACATCTAACCCTGAAGGGCGGATGGCCCTTAAAGAACACCTCAAGGAACTGCGAAACCGACTCTTCAAATGTGCGCTGGCGGTGGTGATTGGCTCTATCGCGGGGTTCTTCTTGTATAACCCTGTTATGCAAGAGCTCGCCCAGCCTATAGAGGAGATAAACAACAACACTGGCCGTGACGCAACACTGAACTTCGATGGCGTTGCTTCGGCCTTCGACTTCATGATTCAAATTGCCGTCTTCATTGGACTGATATTGGCCAGTCCCGTGTGGCTCTACCAATTGTGGGCCTTCGTCACGCCGGGTCTCAAACGTAAAGAGCGTCGCATAGCCCTGTCGTTTCTCGCTGTTGCAGTTCCTCTGTTCTTGGCAGGAATTGGACTGGCGTGGTTGGTCTTCCCAACGGCCATAGAGACGCTTACGGGGTTTACCCCCGAGGGTTTCTCCAACTTCATCTCCGTGACGGTCTTCGTACCCTTCTTCTTAAAATTGTCCCTGGCTTTCGGCATTGCTTTCTTGCTGCCCGTAGTTCTGTTCGGTCTGAATATGCTGGGAATTCTTTCCGGTCGGCAGATTCTCAAGAGCTGGCGGATTACCGTATTTCTAGTATGCGTTTTTGCTGCGATGGCTGCCCCAGGAGCCGATGCCATGAGCATGTTTTACCTGGCCGTACCCTTGTTGGCGCTGTTTTTTGTCGCGATCGGGCTGTGCGTACTCAATGACAAGCGGCGTGCGCGACGGATGGCTTCCGTGGTGGCCGAGACAGAGGCCACGGCGGACAAGGCGTCGCACATCGAGGGCCTGTAG
- a CDS encoding DEAD/DEAH box helicase codes for MTSPSERYAEAKQRNAYAKSELSRFEATLGFDLDPFQREACTSLESNRGVLVAAPTGAGKTAVGEFAVHLALNRGLKAFYTTPIKALSNQKYQELAAAHGGDRVGLLTGDTSINSDADVVVMTTEVLRNMLYAGSEALNNLGYVVMDEVHYLADRFRGAVWEEVIIHLPEDVLLVSLSATVSNAEEFGAWLDTVRGHTDVVVSEHRPVPLWQHVMVGRELMELFASDVPFDETVGAGDVGAQDRYTVNPELLRLAQAESRSNQRSGWGAGVRRRGRQPARSAPPEPRVRRATRPQVIARLDQDGLLPAITFIFSRNGCDGAVRQCVDSGIWLTTEPERRRISAIVEESSQNIPEEDLEVLGFWTWREGLIRGYAAHHAGMLPTFKEVVERLFSQGLVKAVFATETLALGVNMPARSVVLEKLDKFNGESHVDITAGEYTQLTGRAGRRGIDVEGHAVVLWQPGTDPTAVAGLASRRTYPLNSSFRPTYNMSINLVAQFGRDRSRRILESSFAQFQADRSVVGLARQVRSREESLEGYSSSITCHLGDFSEYAALRRELSELESKAARNESRSRRSSTAESLQDLRPGDIVEVPRGRLQGFAVVLSEDRNSRDPRPTVLTEDKQVRRLGTRDVDTPLEPYSRIRIPKHFNQDSPKERRDLSSSVRNALREKRPARSAEAQPARRGNQQEMAATELRRKLRAHPCHGCSDRESHARWAERWWKLRRETNQLTSQIQGRTNTIVKTFDRVCEVLLHYGYMVRTESGLAITPVGSRLKRIYGEKDLLVALSLEHGAWDGLDAAEVASLATVLVYQAKREERGMRPSMPGTAMEPSVDVIVRQWSQLTDLEVAHKLPETGEPELGLVWPMYKWARGSSLQQALKGTELAAGDFVRWAKQVIDLLDQLAQVPDLPAGLHVTCIRAVASIGRGVVAYSNISE; via the coding sequence ATGACGTCGCCATCGGAGCGATACGCCGAGGCCAAACAGCGGAACGCGTACGCAAAATCAGAGCTCTCCCGTTTCGAGGCCACGCTGGGCTTTGACCTGGATCCGTTTCAGCGGGAAGCCTGCACATCACTAGAATCCAACCGCGGGGTGCTTGTGGCGGCACCGACGGGCGCAGGAAAGACCGCGGTCGGCGAGTTTGCTGTACATCTAGCGCTCAACCGAGGGCTAAAGGCGTTTTACACAACACCGATCAAGGCCCTGAGCAATCAAAAGTACCAGGAGTTGGCCGCAGCCCACGGCGGCGATCGGGTAGGGCTGCTGACCGGCGATACCAGCATCAACTCGGACGCTGACGTAGTGGTGATGACCACCGAGGTTCTCCGGAATATGCTCTACGCGGGTTCCGAGGCGTTGAATAACCTGGGGTACGTAGTCATGGACGAGGTCCACTACCTGGCGGATCGTTTCCGCGGTGCAGTGTGGGAAGAAGTGATTATTCACCTTCCCGAAGACGTGCTCCTCGTGTCCCTGAGCGCAACCGTGTCCAACGCGGAGGAATTTGGGGCGTGGTTGGACACCGTCCGTGGACACACCGACGTCGTCGTATCCGAACACAGGCCCGTACCCCTCTGGCAACACGTCATGGTTGGCCGCGAACTGATGGAGCTATTCGCTTCCGACGTGCCCTTCGATGAGACCGTCGGGGCCGGGGACGTGGGTGCCCAGGACCGGTACACGGTCAATCCTGAACTCTTGCGTCTGGCTCAGGCCGAGTCTCGTTCGAATCAGCGCTCAGGCTGGGGGGCAGGTGTACGGAGGCGGGGACGGCAGCCTGCCCGGTCGGCTCCTCCTGAGCCTCGAGTACGGCGCGCTACTAGGCCACAGGTGATTGCCCGGCTTGACCAGGACGGGCTCCTTCCTGCCATTACCTTCATTTTTTCCCGTAACGGGTGTGATGGAGCGGTTCGTCAGTGCGTCGATTCCGGTATATGGCTCACTACTGAGCCGGAACGGCGCCGGATCAGCGCCATTGTCGAGGAGTCCAGTCAGAACATTCCGGAGGAGGATCTGGAAGTTCTCGGCTTCTGGACCTGGCGTGAGGGGCTCATCCGTGGATACGCGGCCCATCACGCGGGCATGCTGCCTACCTTCAAAGAAGTCGTGGAAAGGCTCTTCTCCCAGGGACTTGTGAAGGCGGTATTCGCCACGGAAACACTGGCACTGGGCGTGAACATGCCGGCACGTTCAGTGGTGCTCGAAAAGCTGGACAAGTTCAACGGAGAATCGCATGTGGATATCACCGCAGGGGAGTACACGCAGCTCACAGGCCGAGCAGGACGCCGGGGAATCGACGTGGAGGGGCACGCCGTCGTACTCTGGCAGCCCGGCACGGATCCTACAGCCGTTGCGGGTCTGGCATCCCGACGCACCTACCCACTGAACTCGAGTTTTCGACCCACGTACAACATGAGCATCAATTTGGTCGCCCAGTTCGGGCGGGACCGTTCGCGCAGAATTCTCGAATCGTCTTTTGCACAGTTTCAGGCTGACCGCTCCGTTGTTGGCCTGGCCCGCCAAGTCAGGAGCAGGGAAGAGTCGCTTGAAGGTTACAGCAGCTCTATAACGTGCCATCTCGGTGACTTTTCCGAGTATGCGGCGCTTCGACGGGAGCTCTCGGAGCTCGAATCCAAAGCTGCGCGCAATGAGTCACGGTCCAGAAGATCATCGACAGCCGAGTCCCTGCAGGATCTTCGACCCGGAGACATTGTTGAGGTGCCGCGCGGGCGTCTTCAGGGGTTCGCTGTGGTGTTGTCTGAGGACCGCAACTCGCGCGATCCTCGTCCCACCGTTCTAACGGAGGACAAACAGGTCCGTCGTCTGGGTACGCGGGATGTGGATACACCGCTGGAACCCTACTCGCGAATCCGTATACCTAAACACTTCAACCAGGACTCTCCGAAAGAACGCCGCGACCTCTCATCCTCGGTCCGCAATGCTCTTCGCGAGAAGCGGCCCGCTCGCTCCGCCGAAGCGCAGCCCGCTCGCCGGGGTAACCAGCAGGAGATGGCAGCCACGGAGCTTCGCCGGAAATTGCGGGCGCACCCGTGTCACGGCTGCAGCGATAGAGAGAGCCATGCTCGCTGGGCGGAGCGCTGGTGGAAACTTCGCCGCGAAACCAACCAGCTCACGTCGCAGATTCAGGGTCGTACCAATACCATCGTCAAGACCTTCGACCGTGTATGCGAGGTGTTGCTGCATTATGGCTACATGGTAAGAACAGAGTCGGGACTGGCCATAACCCCCGTTGGCAGCCGGCTGAAGCGAATTTACGGCGAGAAAGATCTTCTGGTTGCGCTGTCCCTCGAGCATGGGGCCTGGGATGGATTGGACGCGGCAGAGGTGGCTTCGCTGGCTACGGTGCTCGTCTATCAGGCAAAGCGAGAAGAACGCGGCATGCGTCCTTCCATGCCGGGGACCGCCATGGAGCCCTCCGTAGATGTCATAGTCCGACAGTGGTCTCAGCTGACAGATCTGGAAGTGGCACACAAGCTGCCCGAGACAGGGGAGCCGGAACTGGGCCTTGTATGGCCCATGTACAAATGGGCCAGAGGCAGCTCGCTGCAACAAGCGTTGAAGGGAACCGAGCTGGCGGCCGGAGACTTTGTCCGGTGGGCCAAGCAGGTGATAGATCTACTGGATCAACTCGCACAGGTTCCTGACTTGCCAGCCGGGTTGCACGTCACATGCATCCGGGCTGTTGCCAGCATCGGCCGGGGTGTCGTTGCCTATTCGAATATTTCCGAATGA